In one Roseburia intestinalis L1-82 genomic region, the following are encoded:
- the fba gene encoding class II fructose-1,6-bisphosphate aldolase, giving the protein MLVSAKEMLDKAKAGHYAVGQFNINNLEWTKSVLLTAEELRSPVILGVSEGAGKYMTGFGTVAAMVKAMHDELGITVPVALHLDHGTYEGCYKCIKAGFTSIMFDGSHYPIDENVEKTKELVSVAHAMGMSIEAEVGSIGGEEDGVVGMGECADPEECKRVADLGVDMLAAGIGNIHGKYPANWKGLSFETLDSIQKLTGQMPLVLHGGTGIPEDMIKKAISLGVAKINVNTECQLSFADATRKYIEAGKDLEGKGFDPRKLLAPGAEAIKATVKEKMELFGSVGKAE; this is encoded by the coding sequence ATGTTAGTATCTGCAAAAGAAATGTTAGACAAAGCAAAAGCTGGTCACTATGCAGTTGGTCAGTTCAACATTAACAACCTGGAGTGGACAAAATCTGTTCTGCTTACAGCAGAGGAGTTAAGATCCCCGGTTATCTTAGGTGTTTCTGAAGGCGCTGGAAAATATATGACAGGTTTCGGTACTGTAGCAGCTATGGTAAAAGCTATGCATGATGAGTTAGGCATCACAGTTCCGGTTGCATTACACTTAGATCATGGTACCTACGAAGGATGCTATAAATGTATCAAAGCAGGATTCACATCCATCATGTTCGACGGATCTCATTACCCAATCGATGAGAACGTTGAGAAAACCAAAGAGCTCGTATCCGTTGCCCATGCAATGGGAATGTCCATCGAGGCAGAAGTTGGTTCTATCGGTGGTGAGGAAGACGGAGTTGTAGGTATGGGCGAGTGCGCTGATCCGGAAGAGTGCAAGAGAGTTGCAGATCTTGGCGTGGACATGCTTGCAGCAGGCATCGGTAACATCCATGGTAAATATCCGGCAAACTGGAAAGGATTAAGCTTCGAGACTCTTGATTCTATCCAGAAATTAACAGGCCAGATGCCGTTAGTACTTCACGGAGGTACAGGTATTCCGGAAGACATGATCAAGAAAGCAATCTCCCTTGGAGTAGCTAAGATCAACGTTAACACAGAGTGCCAGTTATCTTTCGCAGATGCTACACGTAAATATATCGAAGCTGGTAAAGATTTAGAGGGTAAAGGATTTGATCCGCGTAAATTATTAGCTCCGGGTGCAGAAGCTATCAAAGCTACTGTAAAAGAGAAAATGGAACTGTTCGGTTCTGTTGGCAAAGCTGAATAA